In the Sulfolobales archaeon genome, one interval contains:
- a CDS encoding uracil-DNA glycosylase produces MGCGNTLELLAMRIIGCSLCPRLSRYRVEVAKKYSGESFWSKPVPGYGDPMARVFVAGLAPAARGGNRTGRVFTGDETSNNLMRALYDAGYANQPYSISKDDSLILRDIYLTASVKCVPPENRPTKEEILNCSNYLVEEIRILGRARVFIALGRIAWEALKHAIGIALGASIPNYRFYHGAEYMVNTMLRGSVWLIASYHPSPRNMKTGRLSHEMLVSIFRRARELADLYP; encoded by the coding sequence GTGGGCTGTGGAAACACTCTAGAGCTCCTTGCAATGAGGATCATAGGGTGCTCGCTATGCCCGAGGCTCTCCAGATATAGAGTAGAGGTTGCGAAGAAATATAGCGGGGAGAGCTTCTGGTCCAAACCAGTACCGGGCTATGGAGACCCGATGGCAAGGGTATTCGTAGCCGGTTTAGCCCCAGCAGCTAGGGGCGGGAATAGAACTGGCAGGGTTTTCACAGGGGATGAAACTAGCAATAACCTTATGAGAGCTCTATACGATGCTGGCTATGCGAATCAGCCATACTCAATCTCGAAGGATGATAGTCTCATCCTAAGAGATATATATCTAACAGCCTCCGTCAAGTGTGTTCCTCCGGAGAATAGGCCTACCAAGGAGGAGATTCTGAACTGCTCCAACTACCTGGTAGAGGAGATAAGGATCCTAGGGAGAGCCAGGGTTTTCATAGCCCTTGGAAGGATAGCCTGGGAGGCTCTGAAACACGCGATAGGCATAGCGCTGGGAGCATCTATCCCGAACTATAGATTCTACCATGGTGCTGAGTATATGGTTAACACTATGCTGAGGGGGAGCGTATGGCTTATAGCCTCTTACCATCCAAGCCCTAGGAATATGAAGACCGGGAGGCTCTCCCACGAGATGCTTGTTAGCAT
- a CDS encoding slipin family protein: protein MDGAMIAFIIAILIIVLPFLAASIKIVREYERAVIFRLGRLKGAAGPGIFFIIPIVDKLFKVDLRINTVDFPKQNVITKDNVSILVDAVVYYRVEDPVKAVVRVANYNYAVIQLAMTTLRDVIGTVELDELLAHREEISKRIQRIVDEITEPWGIKIVAVTIKDIVLPEDLVRAISMQAQAERIRRARIIESEGERQAAAIIAEAAKIYANNPIAIRLRELQTLVEVAKEKNMVLIADTLRSDLSSLAYQLAAASLGKGAQEQGKQP from the coding sequence ATGGATGGTGCTATGATAGCGTTTATAATAGCTATATTGATAATAGTTCTACCCTTTCTCGCAGCATCTATAAAGATTGTGAGGGAATATGAGAGAGCCGTGATCTTCAGGCTTGGAAGGCTTAAGGGGGCTGCTGGCCCAGGTATATTCTTTATAATACCCATTGTTGATAAGCTCTTCAAGGTGGATCTTAGGATAAACACTGTTGACTTTCCAAAGCAGAATGTGATTACCAAGGATAATGTGAGCATCCTTGTTGACGCCGTTGTATACTATAGGGTCGAGGATCCTGTGAAAGCTGTGGTGAGGGTTGCTAACTATAACTACGCTGTGATCCAGCTTGCTATGACGACTCTAAGGGATGTGATAGGTACTGTGGAGCTCGACGAGCTCCTAGCACATAGGGAGGAGATTAGCAAGAGGATCCAGAGGATCGTTGATGAGATCACAGAGCCTTGGGGGATAAAGATTGTTGCCGTGACTATAAAGGATATAGTGCTCCCAGAGGATCTTGTGAGGGCTATATCTATGCAGGCCCAGGCTGAGAGGATTAGAAGGGCTAGGATCATAGAGTCTGAGGGGGAGAGGCAGGCCGCTGCTATAATAGCTGAGGCAGCAAAGATCTATGCTAATAATCCTATAGCTATTAGGCTTAGAGAGCTCCAAACACTTGTGGAGGTTGCTAAGGAGAAGAACATGGTCCTCATAGCAGATACACTGAGATCCGATCTCTCGAGCCTAGCATATCAGTTGGCAGCGGCATCACTAGGAAAAGGCGCCCAGGAGCAGGGCAAGCAGCCATGA
- a CDS encoding NfeD family protein, whose product MKRILLTHRDFYIASLALIFITLAIAIQAIVASAQPQGGQYVVKQAIVATIRGTVDQGMKRYIQDLIDRAYKENAALILDVQSPGGFLGDTMDIADAIFNSKAPVIGYASGDSFSGATLILVPVHILAVNPRALVGDAQPVTIDQTGRLVPITEPKIINPLVKKFTDYASQRGRNSTLVAMFILNATVVNGEEAVRLHFADLTASSLDELVEKIRGRVVNTTAGSYRLEIDSISQAGDCFSCRILSFFSDPTVSSIMLTIGIFSAIFAISSGHLIALPVALVFIILGLVGAGLQVDLLTMALILIGASFIVAGFAIGHADGGILMTAGAVMIALGAALLPVTGREILIAGSSGFLTTIYGFSLGVGIASATVGGIVAWQLVLLRRRRSEIFEIVGKEGVAKEDIEPGREGYVLVEGELWRAVSKEPIKAGDPIVVIGKKGFLLEVKKKT is encoded by the coding sequence ATGAAGAGGATCCTCTTAACCCATAGAGATTTTTACATAGCATCACTAGCGCTCATATTTATAACACTAGCCATAGCCATACAAGCTATAGTAGCTAGCGCCCAGCCCCAAGGCGGGCAATATGTTGTTAAACAGGCTATTGTAGCCACTATAAGGGGTACTGTGGATCAGGGGATGAAGAGATATATACAGGATCTAATAGATAGGGCGTACAAAGAAAACGCAGCATTGATACTAGACGTCCAATCCCCAGGAGGCTTTCTAGGAGATACAATGGATATAGCAGATGCTATATTCAACTCAAAGGCGCCAGTGATTGGATATGCATCGGGAGATAGCTTTAGCGGGGCAACCCTCATATTGGTTCCTGTACACATCTTAGCCGTGAACCCCAGAGCCCTTGTTGGAGATGCCCAGCCAGTAACGATAGACCAGACTGGGAGGCTTGTACCAATCACGGAGCCTAAGATAATCAATCCATTGGTTAAGAAGTTCACAGACTATGCATCCCAGAGGGGTAGGAACTCTACCTTAGTTGCCATGTTCATACTCAACGCCACTGTGGTAAATGGTGAGGAGGCTGTTAGGCTACACTTCGCAGATCTAACTGCTAGCAGTCTAGACGAGCTGGTTGAAAAGATAAGGGGTAGGGTTGTAAATACAACAGCCGGTAGCTATAGGCTGGAGATAGATAGCATATCACAGGCCGGTGATTGCTTCAGCTGCAGGATCCTAAGCTTCTTCTCAGACCCAACTGTTAGTAGCATCATGCTCACCATAGGGATATTCAGCGCTATATTCGCCATATCCTCCGGCCACCTAATAGCCCTCCCAGTAGCCCTGGTATTCATAATACTAGGGCTGGTTGGTGCAGGGCTCCAAGTTGATCTACTGACCATGGCTTTGATCTTGATAGGAGCATCATTCATAGTGGCAGGCTTCGCAATAGGGCATGCAGACGGCGGGATCCTGATGACAGCCGGGGCTGTTATGATAGCCCTTGGAGCTGCCCTGCTACCAGTCACGGGGAGGGAGATCCTTATAGCTGGGTCAAGCGGCTTTCTAACCACAATATATGGCTTCTCCCTAGGCGTGGGAATAGCCTCAGCAACTGTGGGCGGTATTGTGGCTTGGCAGCTTGTCCTGCTTAGGAGGAGGAGATCAGAGATATTCGAGATCGTGGGTAAGGAGGGTGTGGCTAAAGAGGATATAGAGCCTGGTAGAGAGGGCTACGTTCTTGTCGAGGGAGAGCTCTGGAGAGCAGTGTCTAAGGAGCCCATAAAGGCTGGAGACCCTATAGTCGTTATAGGTAAGAAGGGCTTCCTCCTAGAGGTTAAGAAGAAGACATAG
- a CDS encoding 4Fe-4S dicluster domain-containing protein, translated as MAVSSKTAVALVAISSLSTTQAEAQRARRRFAMYIDVSKCYGCYACMVACAAENNVPVGVFRTWIERHVREDGTIYFVPKQCNHCANPPCVKPCPTGATYVNEDGIVLVDYRKCIGCGACVTACPYGARYMNPVTGVVDKCTFCNHRIYMGKLPACVEACPTGARVFGDLNDGKSELAKIVEKNPVQVLKPEYGTRPMIFYRDLPGVANL; from the coding sequence TTGGCTGTCTCTAGTAAAACCGCGGTAGCGCTTGTAGCGATCAGCTCCCTCTCAACTACTCAGGCTGAGGCTCAAAGGGCTAGGAGGCGTTTTGCGATGTATATAGATGTATCTAAGTGCTATGGATGTTATGCATGTATGGTTGCTTGTGCTGCAGAGAATAATGTGCCTGTAGGGGTGTTTAGGACATGGATAGAGAGACATGTGAGAGAGGACGGCACTATCTATTTTGTACCTAAGCAGTGTAATCATTGTGCCAACCCTCCATGTGTTAAGCCATGTCCAACAGGGGCTACATATGTAAATGAAGACGGCATTGTCTTGGTTGACTACAGGAAATGCATAGGATGTGGAGCATGTGTAACCGCATGTCCCTATGGGGCTAGATATATGAACCCCGTGACAGGTGTTGTTGATAAATGCACATTCTGTAACCATAGAATTTATATGGGGAAGCTACCTGCATGTGTTGAGGCATGTCCAACAGGGGCTAGGGTCTTCGGAGATCTGAATGATGGAAAAAGCGAGTTAGCGAAAATAGTTGAGAAGAATCCGGTCCAGGTTCTAAAGCCTGAATATGGGACGAGGCCTATGATATTCTATAGAGATCTACCGGGGGTGGCGAATCTATGA